DNA from Leucobacter aridicollis:
TCGGCTCCTTGGAGCCTGCGAAAGCTAGGAGTACCTCTGCTACTCGGGCGGTCGTGGAGTCAGCTGGGGTTTGGGGGCGGATCGGCGTCTCGCTCATCGGATCACTTTCTGTCTCTGTGTGCATGGGAGCTCACCGAAAAGAGTGTCGGTGTGCGTAAAGCGTATGTATATACTCGCAGGAGTCGGGCTCGATGCCGAGTCTGAATGTTCCATTTAGAGGAATTCTATGCGTGAAGATGTATTGAGGGAACTCTCCGCTTTCGCGGCGGGAGTGGATATCGCAGATGTGCCCGTGTCGGTGCGGGAAGCGCTTGGAAAGACCCTGTTCGACTCCATCGGAGTCGCCGTGGCTGGGGCTGGTACGCCGGAGCTGGTTTGCCTGCGGGGAGCCTGGCCCCGCACGCCGGGACCCTGCACGCTCTGGGGCGGAGAAGGAGACGTTAACCTCGAAGCGGCCGTGATGCTCAACGGGGTCGCGCTGTGCTCGCTTGAGCTCGACGAGGGAAACAAATTCGCTCGAGGCCATCCCGGGGCTCACGTTATTCCGGCGGCTATCGCGGAGGCCGAGCGCCTGAATGTTTCCGGGGCCGAAATGCTCTCGGCGGTGCTGGCTGGCTATGAAATCGCAGCGAGGGTAGCGCGCGCATTCTCCCCAGTGGAGGGGCTGCATCCGCACGGCAACTGGGGAGCGATCGGTGCGGCAGTGGCAGTAGGGCGATTGAATGGCTTTTCAGAAGCTGAGCTTGCGGAAAGTATGGATGCCGCCGCTGGCCTGGTGCTGGCTTCGCCGTTTGCGAGTGCGATAGCTGGATCATTCGTGAGGAACACGTGGGTGGGGACCGCTGGGCTCAACGGGGTTACGGCGGTGCGTCTCGTCCAGGCTGGTCTCGGCAGTGTTGACGAGACCGGGCAAGTAACGCTCGGCCAGATTCTCGGGAGAATAGACACGGCAGAGCTCACCGCAGAGTTAGGCACGCGCTGGGAAGTTTCGGGCGGTTACTACAAGCGCCACGCCTCGTGCAACTACACCCACCCACCGGCCGACGCCGCACTGCTGCTGCGGAAGACGTTCAGCCCGCAACTCGACGATATCGAAGCGATTGAGGTGGCGACTCACCGATTAGCGGCGCCGCTGGCATCGGTCGAGCCGACAAATCGGCTAGCGGCCATGTTCTCAATCCCGCACGTCGTGGCTGTAGCGCTACACCGCGGCATGTGCCTGCCAGAGAGCTTTGCTCCGGGGGCGCTCAATGCGCCCGAGATTGCCCAGCTGCGTGGCCTCGTCAATGTGGTCACTGACCCCGTGATCGACTCTCGGCTGCCGGCGGAACGGGGGGCAAGAGTCACTGTGTCTATGCGAAACGGAACTCACCATGAAATCAGTGTTCCGAACGCAATTGGAGACGCAGATCACTTCCCGCTGACAATGACGAATCTCCTGGAGAAGTTGCAGTCTCTTCTCGGGGATGAGCGTGCGGCGGCTCTACAAGCGCACGTCGCTCGCCTCTGGCAAGGGGAGAGCGTGCGAGAGGTGATGGCCGCTGTCCGGAAGGTCGCCTAGTAACCAGGGAGCGTGGCATCGCGCCCGACAACATAGTGGACAGGAATGAGAAATGAGAATACGAGCAATAACGCCAATCCGGGTAGACGAGTCGGAACTCACGCGAAGGCAGAAACGTTACGACAGGCTCGCACCGGAGGGGTGGCAGTTTGATGTTGAGAACCTCCCGCCAGGAGCGCCTGATCAGCTCGGCACGATCGCTGATCTACGCCGGTCCGAGGAAGCCGGTGTACATGTGGCACTGAACTCGCAGCGGAGCGCAACCGCGGCGGTAATGCCTGACTGTGTGCTCGACCCCGGAGTGCTCGCATTGTCCGAGGACGTTCCCCAGGCTGTGCTTGGAATCACCCGGCTGAGTGCTGGATTTCTCGCGGCACTGGGTGTGAAGTTCGGTGTCATTACACGGAATCGAGTCATTGCAGACGAATATGAAGCCACTGTTCGCCGCTACGGGATAGCCCACCTTTTCAGCGGAGCCTATGTGATGGATCTCAGCGTTGAGGACATCTCGAACACGGTGCTCTGGA
Protein-coding regions in this window:
- a CDS encoding aspartate/glutamate racemase family protein, with the protein product MRIRAITPIRVDESELTRRQKRYDRLAPEGWQFDVENLPPGAPDQLGTIADLRRSEEAGVHVALNSQRSATAAVMPDCVLDPGVLALSEDVPQAVLGITRLSAGFLAALGVKFGVITRNRVIADEYEATVRRYGIAHLFSGAYVMDLSVEDISNTVLWNARVSAIVATASADGVEVLINGCSAVEVTAAPGGVPVVDPTALALKVAELGVQEGLLGNVARK
- a CDS encoding MmgE/PrpD family protein, whose protein sequence is MREDVLRELSAFAAGVDIADVPVSVREALGKTLFDSIGVAVAGAGTPELVCLRGAWPRTPGPCTLWGGEGDVNLEAAVMLNGVALCSLELDEGNKFARGHPGAHVIPAAIAEAERLNVSGAEMLSAVLAGYEIAARVARAFSPVEGLHPHGNWGAIGAAVAVGRLNGFSEAELAESMDAAAGLVLASPFASAIAGSFVRNTWVGTAGLNGVTAVRLVQAGLGSVDETGQVTLGQILGRIDTAELTAELGTRWEVSGGYYKRHASCNYTHPPADAALLLRKTFSPQLDDIEAIEVATHRLAAPLASVEPTNRLAAMFSIPHVVAVALHRGMCLPESFAPGALNAPEIAQLRGLVNVVTDPVIDSRLPAERGARVTVSMRNGTHHEISVPNAIGDADHFPLTMTNLLEKLQSLLGDERAAALQAHVARLWQGESVREVMAAVRKVA